A region from the Benincasa hispida cultivar B227 chromosome 12, ASM972705v1, whole genome shotgun sequence genome encodes:
- the LOC120067969 gene encoding probable RNA-dependent RNA polymerase 1 — translation MGKTIEIYGFRPEVTVDEVKEFLENHTGDGTVLTVRISKPKDEKTRFTFVTVRFKSELAAEYIVEKATAAEKKLWFGSSYLKAREVERASPARGGGEMERMEDVKGHLGSLISKDKMRVIWEGENWNVEFGIGVRKLSFYLSYEVEYKMELAFENILGVEFRCPLNQPSKFFLIQLQGAPRIFKKSRSSSSSRLNSNEFCFRWIRDVDFTPSSCIGQSFALCLELSPGHHLPPFFQNLVGYKETYAPFILQTGSSFSSISNLVPIITPPRGFDISYKTLFKINALVQHGYLPGPTLDDEFFRLVDSSRFRPDYVEHALEKMFNLKECCYEPQKWLKHHYLSFYTSNQLPWKPNISLDDGLVYVHRVQITPSKVYFRGPEANLSNRVVRRFIDDIDNFLRVSFVDEDLDKLHSIDLAPRSSSAGNSERTRVYDRILSVLRNGIVIGDKKFEFLAFSASQLRENSFWMFASREGLSAADIREWMGDFREIRNVAKYAARLGQSFGSSRKTLCVEEHEFEVIPDVEVERKKTKYCFSDGIGKISKTLAEKVAEKCGLISHTPSAFQIRYAGYKGVVAIDPTLKKKLSLRKSMLKYMSLDTQLDVLLWSKYQPCFLNRQVINLLSTLGIKDRVFVKKQKEAIDQLDSILEDPSKALEVLELMSPGEMTGILKELLLFYKPNEEPFLNMMLRTFRADKFLDLRTKSRIFVPKGRTMMGCLDETRTLEYGQVFVHCSIPGRSNESNFVIKGKVVVAKNPCLHPGDVRVLDAVDVKALHHMVDCVVFPQKGKRPHPNECSGSDLDGDLYFVCWDPELTCIKPVKPMSYEPAPTMQLDHDVTIEEVQEYLANYMVNDGLGAIANAHTVFADKNPKKAMSTECIKLAKLFSIAVDFPKTGVPANLPRNLRVHEYPDFMDKPNKPTYASNGVLGKLFQGVKDVSSDVNTLEIFTREVAINCYDPDMEVDGFDKYLSEAFDYKTRYDFKLGNLMDYYGIKTEPELVSGNILRMAKSFDKRNDLEQITFAMKSLRKEARAWFNEKGSKSTYDNSKGEEEEYAKASAWYHVTYHPDYWGRYNEGMQRDHFLSFPWCVADKLIQIKREKTLLMSSSPMSSLIHKFGSLSLY, via the exons ATGGGAAAGACGATCGAAATTTACGGATTCCGGCCAGAGGTGACCGTTGACGAGGTGAAGGAATTTCTCGAGAATCACACCGGAGATGGAACGGTATTGACGGTGAGGATTTCGAAGCCCAAAGACGAAAAAACCCGATTCACATTCGTGACGGTTCGGTTCAAGAGCGAACTGGCGGCGGAGTACATAGTGGAGAAGGCAACAGCGGCGGAGAAGAAGCTGTGGTTCGGAAGTTCGTATCTGAAGGCTAGAGAAGTGGAGAGGGCGTCGCCGGCGAGAGGTGGCGGAGAAATGGAGAGAATGGAAGACGTGAAGGGGCACTTGGGAAGTCTAATATCGAAGGATAAAATGAGGGTAATTTGGGAAGGAGAAAATTGGAATGTGGAATTTGGAATTGGAGTTAGAAAATTAAGCTTTTATTTGAGTTATGAAGTTGAGTATAAAATGGAGCTTGCTTTTGAGAATATTTTGGGAGTTGAGTTTCGTTGCCCTCTCAATCAACCTTCCAAGTTTTTTCTCATTCag TTGCAGGGTGCTCCACGGATATTCAAGAAAAGTCGATCGTCATCTTCCTCTCGATTAAATTCCAACGAATTCTGTTTCCGTTGGATTAGGGATGTCGATTTCACTCCATCTTCATGCATTGGACAATCCTTTGCTCTATGCTTGGAACTTTCTCCTGGACATCACCTTCCCCCTTTCTTCCAAAATTTGGTTGGCTACAAAGAAACCTATGCTCCATTCATTCTCCAGACAGgttcttctttctcttccatTTCAAATCTGGTTCCTATCATTACTCCACCTCGAGGCTTTGATATCTCTTATAAAACTTTGTTCAAAATCAATGCCCTAGTTCAACATGGCTATCTACCTGGACCAACGCTAGATGACGAATTCTTCCGACTAGTCGATTCAAGCAGATTTCGTCCTGACTATGTCGAACATGCCCtagaaaaaatgtttaatttgaagGAATGTTGTTATGAACCACAAAAGTGGCTCAAACACCATTACCTATCATTTTATACTTCTAATCAGCTTCCATGGAAACCTAATATTTCTTTGGATGATGGTCTGGTCTATGTGCACAGGGTTCAAATTACACCATCTAAAGTGTACTTCCGTGGTCCGGAAGCCAATCTTTCTAATAGAGTAGTTCGTCGCTTTATTGATGATATAGATAATTTTCTTCGTGTGTCTTTTGTTGATGAGGATTTGGATAAACTTCATTCAATTGATCTAGCTCCGCGTTCATCATCTGCTGGAAATAGTGAAAGGACTAGAGTTTATGATAGAATACTATCTGTCTTAAGAAATGGTATAGTCATTGGTGATAAAAAGTTTGAGTTTCTAGCTTTCTCGGCTAGTCAACTAAGGGAAAATTCTTTTTGGATGTTTGCTTCGAGGGAGGGGCTCAGTGCTGCAGATATCAGAGAATGGATGGGTGACTTTCGTGAGATAAGGAATGTGGCAAAATATGCTGCTCGACTTGGTCAATCTTTTGGCTCGTCTAGAAAAACTTTGTGTGTTGAAGAACACGAATTTGAAGTTATTCCTGATGTAGAAGTTGAAAGGAAGAAAACTAAGTATTGTTTCTCTGATGGGATTGGAAAAATATCTAAAACATTGGCTGAGAAGGTTGCTGAAAAATGTGGCTTGATCAGTCATACACCATCTGCCTTCCAGATTCGATATGCTGGATACAAAGGCGTTGTTGCTATTGACCCAacattgaaaaagaaattgtcATTACGGAAGAGTATGTTAAAGTATATGTCGCTTGATACACAACTTGACGTTTTGTTATGGAGCAAATATCAACCCTGTTTTCTTAACCGTCAGGTGATAAACCTTCTGTCAACTCTTGGAATTAAGGACCGTGTTTTTgtgaagaaacaaaaggaggctATAGATCAACTAGATTCTATTTTAGAAGATCCATCAAAGGCCTTAGAAGTGTTGGAGTTAATGTCCCCGGGAGAAATGACTGGTATTCTGAAGGAATTGCTTTTGTTTTACAAGCCAAATGAAGAACCTTTTCTAAATATGATGCtacgaacatttcgagcggacAAATTTTTAGATTTGAGAACAAAATCGAGGATCTTTGTTCCCAAGGGAAGAACAATGATGGGTTGCCTGGATGAAACTCGAACACTAGAATATGGGCAAGTGTTTGTCCATTGCTCTATCCCTGGAAGATCAAATGAaagtaattttgtaattaagggTAAAGTGGTTGTTGCTAAAAATCCATGTTTACATCCGGGGGATGTGCGTGTGCTCGATGCCGTTGACGTGAAAGCTTTGCATCATATGGTGGATTGTGTTGTTTTTCCACAGAAAGGAAAAAG ACCTCACCCAAATGAATGTTCCGGGAGTGATTTGGATGGTGACTTGTACTTTGTTTGTTGGGATCCGGAGCTGACTTGTATTAAACCAGTTAAACCTATGAGTTACGAGCCTGCACCAACTATGCAGTTGGATCATGATGTCACAATCGAG GAAGTGCAAGAATATTTGGCCAATTACATGGTGAATGATGGTCTTGGAGCCATTGCAAATGCTCATACTGTCTTTGCAGATAAGAACCCTAAGAAGGCAATGAGTACTGAGTGTATTAAACTTGCAAAACTGTTCTCCATTGCTGTTGACTTTCCAAAGACTGGTGTGCCAGCAAACTTGCCACGCAATCTTCGTGTCCACGAGTATCCAGATTTCATGGACAAGCCCAATAAGCCGACTTATGCATCAAATGGTGTTCTTGGGAAGCTTTTTCAAGGAGTGAAAGATGTTTCTTCTGATGTCAACACCCTCGAAATCTTCACTAGGGAAGTTGCTATCAACTGCTACGATCCAGACATGGAAGTAGATGGTTTTGACAAGTATTTGAGTGAAGCTTTTGATTACAAGACTAGGTATGACTTCAAATTGGGGAACCTTATGGATTATTATGGTATCAAAACAGAACCTGAATTAGTCAGTGGAAACATCTTAAGAATGGCAAAGTCTTTTGATAAAAGGAATGACTTGGAACAAATTACCTTTGCCATGAAGTCACTAAGAAAAGAGGCCAGGGCTTGGTTCAATGAGAAGGGAAGTAAGTCTACATATGACAACAGCAAAGGCGAAGAGGAAGAATATGCAAAAGCATCTGCGTGGTACCATGTCACGTATCACCCAGATTATTGGGGTCGTTATAATGAAGGTATGCAGAGAGATCATTTTTTGAGTTTTCCATGGTGTGTTGCTGACAAgcttattcaaattaaaagagagaAGACGTTATTGATGAGTTCTTCACCAATGTCGTCACTGATACACAAATTTGGCAGTTTGAGTTTATACTAA